One genomic region from Haloferax litoreum encodes:
- a CDS encoding DUF362 domain-containing protein, producing MVLPDSHYPHHPTTGMVTHPAVVAGVVDGLREIGIESITIAIASGRHATGTQCANYLGYESLAEELDVETLVLDEAEQVDITATVNGQRVPGLMPKALRDHPIVNVPTARYGLKTPFAAAVANLARPCSVAERPAIELAVAAKATDVPVTVVDAIYTYTGVPNATGLLLDGEGVVDVDIAVATLFGVNPESEEYLRILSQGAPAECLVEGVSLADVRAELPFRPRPKSDKPHHLVTEAYKLYTRVSGDAFPPQLLGNQT from the coding sequence ATGGTTCTCCCCGACTCACACTATCCGCACCACCCGACAACCGGCATGGTGACACACCCGGCAGTGGTCGCAGGAGTGGTCGACGGACTCCGTGAGATTGGCATCGAATCCATCACAATCGCCATCGCGAGTGGGCGGCACGCGACTGGAACGCAGTGTGCCAACTACCTTGGATACGAATCCCTGGCCGAGGAGTTGGACGTTGAGACGCTAGTACTCGACGAGGCAGAGCAGGTCGATATCACGGCGACAGTCAACGGACAGCGTGTCCCGGGGTTGATGCCGAAAGCACTGCGGGACCATCCAATTGTGAACGTACCGACCGCACGATACGGGTTGAAGACGCCGTTTGCTGCAGCGGTGGCGAACCTCGCGAGGCCATGTTCGGTCGCAGAAAGACCCGCCATCGAACTCGCTGTCGCGGCGAAAGCAACCGACGTTCCAGTGACAGTCGTCGACGCCATATACACGTACACCGGAGTTCCAAACGCGACGGGTCTGCTACTAGACGGAGAGGGCGTCGTTGACGTCGATATCGCAGTAGCCACGTTATTCGGCGTCAATCCAGAAAGCGAAGAGTATCTCCGGATTCTGAGTCAAGGGGCACCGGCCGAGTGTCTGGTCGAAGGAGTCTCCCTCGCGGACGTCAGAGCGGAACTTCCGTTTAGACCGAGGCCAAAGTCGGACAAACCGCACCACCTCGTGACAGAGGCGTACAAGTTGTACACGCGTGTGAGCGGCGACGCGTTCCCCCCACAGCTGCTCGGGAATCAGACCTAA
- a CDS encoding NAD-dependent epimerase/dehydratase family protein — protein sequence MKDNNQYIEGKTAFVTGATGFLGQHLCTMLCERNWTVHALRRQNSDLGRLETLDISWHTGDVLDDSSVRAAISDSDPDVVFHLAGIGLASADPETVHEVNVEGTRTVLNASLDADVDRVVFTSTAGNRRARGVAVERDLAPAVGAYQQSKTEAERIVHQYVDRGLDVVTVHPTSVFGPGDTTFTARLIKLATDPKLVAYLPGGASIVSVDDCVNGICLAAERGKAGEHYILGGQNLTYREVVAIIAEEANGYRPVVPLPRPVVLAMGVVSKGIGELLGMRVFPFSPEMARLATSELFYSSAKAQTELGYTYRGLREHVGTSISWYERTGTPDEDVIHADSTVGAERREKQTQRLQ from the coding sequence ATGAAAGATAATAACCAATACATCGAGGGGAAAACAGCGTTCGTTACGGGGGCGACAGGCTTCCTTGGCCAGCACCTCTGTACGATGTTATGCGAGCGAAACTGGACAGTTCACGCGCTCAGGCGCCAAAATTCTGACCTCGGTCGCCTCGAGACGCTCGATATCAGCTGGCACACCGGTGACGTCCTCGACGATTCGTCAGTTCGAGCGGCTATCTCCGATTCAGACCCTGACGTGGTGTTTCACCTCGCCGGTATCGGCCTCGCCTCTGCCGACCCAGAGACGGTCCACGAGGTGAACGTGGAAGGTACTCGAACGGTACTGAACGCCAGCCTCGACGCCGACGTCGACCGCGTCGTCTTCACGAGTACCGCCGGAAACCGACGCGCCCGAGGAGTCGCTGTCGAGCGTGACCTCGCGCCGGCGGTCGGTGCGTACCAGCAGTCGAAGACTGAAGCCGAACGCATTGTACACCAGTACGTCGATCGAGGCCTCGATGTCGTAACGGTTCACCCCACGTCTGTGTTCGGGCCCGGCGACACGACGTTCACCGCCCGTCTCATCAAACTCGCCACCGATCCGAAGTTGGTTGCGTACCTTCCGGGTGGTGCGAGCATCGTCAGCGTCGACGACTGCGTGAACGGAATTTGTCTCGCTGCAGAGCGGGGAAAGGCCGGCGAACACTACATACTCGGCGGGCAGAACCTCACGTATCGCGAGGTAGTGGCAATCATCGCCGAGGAAGCAAACGGCTACCGCCCCGTAGTTCCCCTCCCTCGTCCGGTCGTCCTCGCGATGGGTGTGGTCAGCAAAGGTATCGGAGAACTGCTCGGGATGCGTGTGTTCCCGTTCAGTCCAGAGATGGCGCGTCTCGCGACGAGTGAACTGTTCTACAGTTCGGCGAAAGCACAGACAGAACTAGGGTACACGTATCGTGGACTCCGAGAACATGTCGGAACTTCGATTTCCTGGTACGAACGAACCGGCACACCGGACGAAGACGTTATCCATGCCGATAGCACAGTGGGTGCAGAGCGTCGTGAAAAACAAACACAGAGGCTGCAGTAA